A single genomic interval of Microbacterium sp. BLY harbors:
- a CDS encoding heavy metal translocating P-type ATPase, with amino-acid sequence MRALRLLWRYPVITLTIVAFIVVGILHAAGEETIGRWVATVYVAAVVVWTLIGMVRDVLRGHVGLDILAVVAMVATLAVGEYIASLIIVLMLSGGEALEDFAGRRAKRDLSALLDRSPRTAHVLVHPEDADSDEATEVPVDDVAVGDVLLVRPAEIVPVDGTLLTDSASFDESSLTGESLPVTRGSGDEVLSGAINGSRAVRLRAVRTGADSQYQQIVALVAEAESSHAPIVRLADRFAIPFTAVSLVLAGTAWAISGDATRFAEVLVLATPCPLLIAAPVAFLGGLSRAAKSGVIMKSGAVIEQIARVRSAAFDKTGTLTQGRPELIVVRPAAGFAADEILRLAASAEQYSSHVLADGIRRAAAARGLPLHAATEASEIATNGVSATIAGRTVVVGKPAYVASLAPDTARADLAPGEAAAYVAVDGRFAGVIVLADAARPEAPAVVSWLRLHEVDRLAMLTGDVASTAESIGRQVGIEEIHAELLPPEKVRLAAEMEPRPVLMVGDGVNDAPALAAADIGIAMGAKGATAAGDAADVVILVDSLAKVVDAVAIGRHTLRVALTAIWIGIGLSVGLMVVAMTGVIPAVVGALVQELVDLATILYALRALSGPPSDLRPSA; translated from the coding sequence ATGCGCGCCCTCCGACTCCTCTGGCGGTACCCCGTCATCACGCTGACGATCGTCGCGTTCATCGTGGTGGGCATCCTGCACGCGGCGGGCGAGGAGACGATCGGGCGGTGGGTCGCGACGGTGTACGTGGCCGCCGTGGTGGTGTGGACGCTCATCGGCATGGTGCGGGACGTGCTCCGGGGCCATGTCGGCCTCGACATCCTCGCCGTCGTGGCCATGGTGGCGACGCTCGCGGTGGGCGAGTACATCGCGTCCCTCATCATCGTGCTCATGCTGTCCGGCGGCGAGGCTCTGGAGGACTTCGCCGGCCGCCGGGCGAAGCGCGACCTCTCGGCCCTCCTCGACCGCTCGCCGCGTACCGCCCACGTGCTGGTGCACCCGGAGGACGCGGACTCGGACGAGGCGACGGAGGTGCCCGTCGACGACGTCGCGGTGGGCGACGTCCTGCTGGTGCGCCCGGCGGAGATCGTGCCGGTGGACGGCACGCTGCTCACGGACAGTGCCTCCTTCGACGAATCATCGCTGACGGGCGAGAGCCTTCCCGTCACACGCGGTTCCGGCGACGAGGTGCTGTCCGGCGCGATCAACGGCAGCCGGGCCGTGCGCCTCCGCGCGGTGCGCACGGGGGCCGACAGCCAGTACCAGCAGATCGTGGCGCTGGTCGCCGAGGCCGAATCGTCGCACGCCCCCATCGTGCGTCTGGCCGACCGCTTCGCGATCCCGTTCACCGCCGTCTCGCTCGTGCTCGCCGGCACCGCGTGGGCGATCTCCGGCGATGCCACCCGATTCGCGGAGGTGCTCGTCCTGGCGACGCCGTGCCCCCTCCTGATCGCTGCCCCGGTGGCGTTCCTCGGCGGGCTGTCCCGGGCGGCGAAGTCGGGCGTCATCATGAAGAGCGGGGCGGTCATCGAGCAGATCGCGCGCGTGCGCTCGGCCGCGTTCGACAAGACCGGGACGCTCACCCAGGGCCGGCCCGAGCTCATCGTCGTCCGCCCCGCCGCCGGCTTCGCGGCGGACGAGATCCTCCGGCTCGCGGCCTCCGCCGAGCAGTACTCGTCGCACGTGCTCGCCGATGGCATCCGCCGCGCGGCCGCGGCACGCGGCCTGCCGCTGCACGCGGCGACCGAGGCCAGCGAGATCGCGACGAACGGGGTCTCGGCGACGATCGCCGGACGGACGGTCGTGGTCGGCAAGCCCGCGTATGTCGCCTCCCTGGCCCCCGACACCGCGCGGGCGGATCTCGCCCCCGGTGAGGCGGCGGCGTACGTCGCCGTCGACGGCCGGTTCGCGGGCGTCATCGTGCTCGCCGACGCTGCCCGCCCCGAGGCGCCGGCGGTGGTCTCGTGGCTGCGACTGCACGAGGTCGACCGCCTCGCGATGCTGACCGGCGACGTTGCGTCCACAGCGGAGTCGATCGGACGCCAGGTCGGGATCGAGGAGATCCACGCCGAGCTGCTGCCGCCCGAGAAGGTCCGCCTCGCGGCCGAGATGGAACCGCGTCCGGTGCTCATGGTCGGCGACGGCGTGAACGACGCCCCGGCGCTCGCCGCCGCGGACATCGGCATCGCGATGGGCGCGAAGGGGGCGACGGCCGCCGGGGACGCCGCCGACGTCGTCATCCTCGTCGACTCGCTCGCGAAGGTCGTCGACGCCGTCGCGATCGGACGGCACACCCTCCGCGTGGCCCTCACCGCGATCTGGATCGGGATCGGCCTGAGCGTGGGGCTCATGGTCGTCGCGATGACCGGCGTGATCCCGGCCGTCGTCGGGGCGCTGGTGCAGGAACTCGTCGATCTGGCGACGATCCTCTATGCCCTGCGCGCGCTGAGCGGCCCGCCCAGCGACCTCCGCCCCTCCGCCTGA
- a CDS encoding fucose isomerase, whose product MTAYTLPTPAPRPTAAPKTAYLIASGDLRESANTAGWPTQVELEAGVTGVLNDLGWTVVRANEVDPETGHGFISSQRMGLEVFKNIPVDAPLIVAEAVWQYSHHVLAGLRTHQGPILTVANFAGDWPGLVGLLGLNAGLTKMDKPYATIWSVDFTDDWFRDGIREWTETGTITHDDSHVRPLPALPDSPEKQLGEALAAELRTEKAIIGVFDEGCMGMYNAIFDDELLNRTGIYKERLSQSALYAEMLNVTEEEADAAYDWLIERGMTFRYGEDAATELTREQVQWQLKMYIAALRIADDFGLDAVGIQYQQGLKDLVPASDLAEGILNSTERPPVTSRDGSRVLHEGRAFPHFNEADEGVAVDALVTDRVWRAMGLVPDNTLHDVRWGEDYDGEFVWVYEISGSVPASHLGGWQHAEGWRQGHVFFPAGGATINGVSKPGEVVLSRVFIADGVLQADVFRASVIELPAEETQRRKDATNPEWPIAHVVLHGISRDQFMARHKANHAQLVYAPDADTADKALIAKAAMFDGMGIKVNLVGDVLI is encoded by the coding sequence ATGACCGCCTACACCCTGCCCACCCCGGCGCCCCGCCCGACCGCGGCGCCGAAGACCGCCTACCTGATCGCGTCCGGCGATCTGCGCGAATCCGCGAACACCGCGGGCTGGCCCACCCAGGTGGAGCTCGAGGCCGGGGTCACCGGTGTGCTGAACGACCTCGGCTGGACGGTCGTCCGCGCCAACGAGGTCGACCCGGAGACCGGCCACGGCTTCATCTCCAGCCAGCGCATGGGACTCGAGGTGTTCAAGAACATCCCCGTCGATGCGCCGCTCATCGTCGCCGAGGCCGTCTGGCAGTACTCGCACCACGTGCTCGCAGGCCTCCGCACGCACCAGGGCCCGATCCTCACGGTGGCGAACTTCGCGGGCGACTGGCCCGGTCTCGTCGGTCTCCTCGGCCTCAACGCGGGCCTGACGAAGATGGACAAGCCGTACGCGACGATCTGGTCGGTCGACTTCACCGACGACTGGTTCCGCGACGGCATCCGGGAGTGGACCGAGACCGGCACGATCACCCACGACGACTCCCACGTACGTCCGCTCCCCGCGCTGCCGGACAGCCCGGAGAAGCAGCTCGGCGAGGCGCTCGCCGCGGAGCTGCGCACCGAGAAGGCCATCATCGGCGTCTTCGACGAGGGCTGCATGGGCATGTACAACGCCATCTTCGACGACGAGCTCCTCAACCGGACCGGCATCTACAAGGAGCGCCTGTCGCAGTCGGCCCTCTACGCGGAGATGCTGAACGTGACGGAGGAGGAGGCGGACGCCGCCTACGACTGGCTGATCGAGCGGGGCATGACGTTCCGCTACGGCGAGGACGCCGCGACCGAGCTCACGCGGGAGCAGGTGCAGTGGCAGCTGAAGATGTACATCGCCGCGCTCCGCATCGCCGACGACTTCGGCCTCGACGCGGTCGGCATCCAGTATCAGCAGGGGCTGAAGGACCTCGTGCCGGCGTCCGACCTGGCAGAGGGCATCCTCAACTCCACCGAGCGGCCGCCGGTGACCTCGCGCGACGGCTCCCGCGTGCTGCACGAAGGACGGGCCTTCCCGCACTTCAACGAGGCCGATGAGGGCGTCGCCGTCGATGCCCTCGTGACCGACCGGGTGTGGCGCGCGATGGGGCTCGTGCCCGACAACACGCTGCACGACGTGCGGTGGGGCGAGGACTACGACGGAGAGTTCGTGTGGGTGTACGAGATCTCCGGCTCGGTGCCGGCCTCGCACCTCGGCGGATGGCAGCACGCGGAGGGCTGGCGGCAGGGTCACGTGTTCTTCCCCGCGGGCGGTGCCACGATCAACGGCGTATCGAAGCCCGGCGAGGTGGTGCTCTCCAGGGTGTTCATCGCCGACGGGGTGCTGCAGGCCGATGTCTTCCGGGCGTCGGTGATCGAGTTGCCCGCCGAGGAGACGCAGCGCCGCAAGGACGCCACGAATCCGGAGTGGCCGATCGCGCACGTGGTGCTCCACGGCATCTCGCGCGACCAGTTCATGGCGCGGCACAAGGCGAACCATGCGCAGCTCGTCTACGCACCGGACGCCGACACGGCAGACAAGGCCCTGATCGCGAAGGCCGCCATGTTCGACGGGATGGGCATCAAGGTCAACCTCGTCGGCGACGTCCTGATCTGA
- a CDS encoding FGGY-family carbohydrate kinase → MRCTLGVDIGTSSSKGVLVDPAGTILASATRAHDVSRPQSGWVEMDGRVWWEEFVDLTRELLAAVPAAEVMGVGVSGMGPCILLADEDDEPVRPAILYGVDTRATAQIARMTAELGDDEITRVGGSTLTSQAGGPKIAWVAEEEPEAWQRARRLYMPASWLVRKLTGAYVLDHQSASQVSPLYDIEGEQWHDPWWQRFAATIDQPPLRWAGDVAGTVTAAAADLTGLPAGTPVITGTIDAWTEAVSVGAHQVGDLMLMYGTTMFLVATGEDTLRTPSMWTTAGAFAGTRNLAGGLSTSGALTTWLKDLSGADYPALLAEAEESGPGANGLLMLPYFAGERTPIQDPDARGVIAGLTLRHTRGDLYRAALEATALGVRHNVETMRAAGADIRRIVAVGGGTQGRLWLQIVSDITGLVQEVPQTTIGASYGAAFLAATATAAPGAAPAITDWNPIADTVRPDEALRPFADALFDRYVRLYEGSKDVVHELAAAQRDASPTTPTPEDS, encoded by the coding sequence ATGCGCTGCACCCTCGGGGTCGACATCGGCACGTCCAGCAGCAAGGGCGTCCTCGTCGACCCGGCCGGCACGATCCTCGCGTCCGCGACCCGCGCGCACGACGTCTCCCGTCCGCAGTCCGGATGGGTCGAGATGGACGGCCGCGTCTGGTGGGAGGAGTTCGTCGACCTGACGCGGGAACTCCTCGCCGCGGTCCCCGCCGCGGAGGTCATGGGCGTCGGCGTGAGCGGCATGGGCCCGTGCATCCTGCTCGCCGACGAGGACGACGAACCCGTGCGCCCCGCCATCCTCTACGGCGTGGACACACGTGCCACCGCACAGATCGCGCGCATGACCGCCGAGCTCGGCGACGACGAGATCACCCGCGTGGGCGGCTCGACCCTCACCTCGCAGGCCGGCGGCCCGAAGATCGCCTGGGTCGCCGAGGAGGAGCCGGAGGCCTGGCAGCGCGCGCGACGCCTCTACATGCCCGCTTCCTGGCTGGTTCGGAAGCTCACCGGCGCCTACGTCCTCGACCACCAGTCGGCCAGCCAGGTCTCGCCGCTGTACGACATCGAGGGAGAGCAGTGGCACGACCCCTGGTGGCAGCGGTTCGCCGCGACGATCGACCAGCCTCCGCTGCGCTGGGCGGGGGACGTCGCGGGCACGGTGACCGCCGCCGCCGCGGACCTGACCGGGCTTCCCGCGGGGACCCCGGTCATCACCGGGACCATCGACGCGTGGACCGAGGCCGTGAGCGTCGGTGCCCACCAGGTCGGCGATCTCATGCTGATGTACGGCACGACGATGTTCCTCGTCGCGACCGGCGAGGACACCCTTCGCACGCCGTCCATGTGGACCACCGCCGGCGCGTTCGCCGGCACCCGCAACCTCGCGGGCGGGCTGTCCACATCCGGAGCGCTCACCACGTGGCTGAAGGACCTGTCCGGCGCGGACTATCCGGCACTGCTCGCCGAGGCGGAGGAGTCCGGGCCCGGTGCGAACGGCCTGCTGATGCTCCCGTACTTCGCGGGCGAGCGCACCCCGATCCAGGATCCCGATGCCCGCGGCGTCATCGCCGGGCTCACGCTGCGGCACACCCGCGGCGATCTCTACCGCGCCGCCCTGGAGGCCACCGCGCTGGGCGTCCGGCACAACGTCGAGACCATGCGGGCCGCCGGCGCCGACATCCGCCGGATCGTCGCGGTCGGCGGGGGCACGCAGGGGCGCCTCTGGCTGCAGATCGTCTCGGACATCACCGGGCTCGTGCAGGAGGTGCCGCAGACGACGATCGGCGCGAGCTACGGCGCGGCCTTCCTCGCCGCGACGGCCACCGCCGCCCCTGGCGCCGCGCCCGCGATCACCGACTGGAACCCCATCGCCGACACCGTCCGCCCCGACGAAGCGCTGCGGCCCTTCGCCGACGCGCTCTTCGACCGGTACGTGCGGCTGTACGAGGGCTCGAAGGACGTCGTCCACGAACTCGCCGCCGCCCAACGCGACGCATCCCCGACCACCCCGACCCCGGAGGACTCATGA
- a CDS encoding LacI family DNA-binding transcriptional regulator, whose amino-acid sequence MATIYDVAQRAGVSPATVSRVFNGTSVSEEKAAAVRAAAEELRFTPNRTARTLRTQSSEVIALVIPDIENPYFTEMARGVEDAASEAGFSVVLCNSDAQVEKEATYLRIAIAENMSGVIIATADEHSDLAPVRATGRPVVAVDRRTAADIDGVVMANREAGAAATQSLLDAGYRRIAYIGGPAHIDTAAERAEGWREALSAGPDHDLSSLQRFATFRVDGGRAAMEELLALPEPPDAVVAGNNLIGVGAIQVLTERGLTPPELGVAVIGSLPFTTLSPSAVTVVRLPARLMGVTAARMLLDRIKGDEQPARTIVLSGEVQRAAARA is encoded by the coding sequence ATGGCCACCATCTACGACGTCGCGCAGCGCGCCGGCGTCTCGCCGGCCACGGTCTCCCGGGTCTTCAACGGCACGAGCGTGTCGGAAGAGAAGGCGGCGGCCGTCCGGGCGGCGGCCGAAGAGCTCCGCTTCACGCCGAATCGCACGGCGCGCACCCTGCGGACGCAGAGCTCCGAGGTCATCGCCCTGGTGATCCCGGACATCGAGAACCCGTACTTCACCGAGATGGCCCGCGGCGTCGAGGACGCCGCGTCGGAGGCGGGCTTCTCCGTCGTGCTGTGCAACTCCGACGCCCAGGTCGAGAAGGAGGCGACATACCTCCGGATCGCGATCGCCGAGAACATGTCGGGCGTCATCATCGCGACCGCGGACGAGCACTCTGATCTGGCGCCGGTGCGGGCGACGGGACGTCCGGTGGTCGCGGTGGACCGTCGCACGGCCGCCGACATCGACGGCGTGGTCATGGCCAACCGGGAGGCGGGTGCCGCAGCGACGCAGAGCCTGCTCGACGCCGGGTATCGCCGCATCGCGTACATCGGTGGCCCCGCGCACATCGATACCGCGGCCGAGCGAGCGGAAGGCTGGCGGGAGGCGCTTTCGGCTGGTCCTGATCACGACCTCTCCTCGCTCCAGCGCTTCGCCACGTTCCGTGTCGACGGCGGGCGCGCGGCCATGGAGGAGCTCCTCGCGCTGCCGGAGCCGCCGGACGCGGTGGTCGCCGGCAACAACCTCATCGGCGTCGGGGCGATCCAGGTGCTCACGGAGCGCGGCCTCACCCCGCCGGAGCTCGGCGTCGCGGTCATCGGATCGTTGCCCTTCACGACGCTGTCCCCGTCCGCCGTCACCGTCGTTCGGCTCCCCGCGCGGCTCATGGGTGTGACGGCGGCCCGGATGCTGCTGGATCGGATCAAGGGCGACGAGCAACCGGCCCGGACGATCGTGCTCTCCGGCGAGGTGCAGCGCGCGGCCGCGCGCGCCTGA
- a CDS encoding dihydrodipicolinate synthase family protein — MVTTAADLGVLMAAIATPYDADGAVDTRVLSTLVEDYVSRGVEGIYCCGSSGEGLLLSADERTAVVETAVRAAAGRIPVVAHVGALSTREAIELGQRAQRAGAAALSMIPPIYYSFGIEAVLDHYRAVLDAVDLPLIVYNIPQFTGTEFTLETAGELLGDPRVIGLKQTAHNMYALERMKAAFPDKAYINGFDEVFVPALAAGARGTIGTTVGLQVELFRAARRLLDSGDLAGAQRVQSRINHVIAELVAIDVFPAAKYLSGRSAGGPGALGDCRRPFRPLPEEARDRLDVLAATLDRFIAEV; from the coding sequence ATGGTGACCACCGCGGCGGACCTCGGGGTGCTGATGGCCGCGATCGCCACCCCCTACGACGCGGACGGGGCGGTCGACACGCGGGTGCTCTCGACGCTCGTGGAGGACTACGTGTCCCGCGGGGTGGAGGGCATCTACTGCTGCGGTTCGTCAGGGGAGGGGCTCCTGCTGTCGGCGGATGAACGCACCGCGGTGGTGGAGACCGCTGTGCGTGCCGCCGCGGGGCGGATCCCCGTGGTCGCCCATGTCGGCGCGCTCTCGACGAGGGAGGCGATCGAGCTCGGGCAGCGGGCGCAGCGGGCCGGCGCTGCCGCGCTCTCGATGATCCCTCCGATCTACTACTCCTTCGGCATCGAGGCCGTCCTCGACCACTACCGCGCGGTGCTGGACGCGGTGGACCTCCCGCTCATCGTCTACAACATCCCGCAGTTCACGGGCACGGAGTTCACGCTCGAGACGGCGGGAGAGCTGCTGGGCGACCCACGCGTGATCGGGCTCAAGCAGACCGCGCACAACATGTACGCCCTCGAGCGGATGAAGGCGGCCTTCCCCGACAAGGCCTACATCAACGGCTTCGACGAGGTGTTCGTGCCCGCGCTCGCCGCGGGTGCCCGCGGGACGATCGGCACGACCGTTGGGCTCCAGGTCGAGCTCTTCCGCGCGGCGCGCCGCCTCCTCGACTCCGGTGACCTGGCCGGAGCCCAGCGCGTGCAGAGCCGGATCAACCACGTCATCGCGGAACTCGTCGCGATCGACGTGTTCCCGGCGGCGAAGTACCTGTCCGGACGCAGCGCCGGAGGGCCGGGCGCCCTGGGCGACTGCCGGCGTCCGTTCCGGCCGCTTCCGGAGGAGGCGCGGGACCGGCTGGACGTTCTCGCGGCGACGCTCGATCGGTTCATCGCCGAGGTCTGA
- a CDS encoding SDR family oxidoreductase has translation MTDIFDLTDRIILVTGGLGQIGSAFVRELHGRGARVAVASRTVDAARLREAFPELADSPRLIGVSMDIVSKGSVEAGLDAIVDAWGAAPDGVINNAGLDTQPSAPPEVSGPFEDFPLDVFREVVDVNLVGTFLVTQAAGARMRAAGKPGSIINVGSIYGMVSPVQDIYAYKEEQTGVPFVKPVAYSAAKSGLYNLTRYCATYWGRQGIRVNTLTPSGVGRDSQDATFRENYTARIPIGRMAEATDFNGAAVFLLSDASRYMTGSNLVVDGGWTAW, from the coding sequence ATGACGGACATCTTCGACCTCACCGACCGGATCATCCTGGTCACCGGCGGCCTCGGCCAGATCGGATCGGCCTTCGTCCGCGAACTGCACGGGCGCGGTGCGCGGGTGGCCGTGGCTTCGCGCACCGTCGATGCCGCGCGCCTGCGGGAGGCTTTCCCCGAGCTCGCCGACAGCCCGCGCCTCATCGGCGTCTCGATGGACATCGTCTCGAAGGGCAGCGTCGAGGCAGGCCTCGATGCGATCGTCGATGCGTGGGGTGCGGCGCCGGACGGCGTGATCAACAACGCCGGACTGGACACCCAGCCGAGCGCGCCGCCCGAGGTCTCCGGCCCCTTCGAGGACTTCCCCCTCGACGTGTTCCGGGAGGTGGTCGACGTGAACCTCGTCGGCACGTTCCTCGTGACGCAGGCGGCCGGCGCCCGGATGCGCGCCGCCGGGAAGCCGGGCTCGATCATCAACGTCGGCTCGATCTACGGGATGGTGTCGCCGGTGCAGGACATCTACGCGTACAAGGAGGAGCAGACCGGGGTGCCCTTCGTGAAACCCGTCGCCTACTCCGCCGCGAAGTCGGGGCTGTACAACCTCACCCGGTACTGCGCGACGTACTGGGGCCGGCAGGGCATCAGGGTCAACACCCTCACGCCCTCCGGCGTCGGTCGGGACTCGCAGGACGCGACGTTCCGGGAGAACTACACCGCACGCATCCCGATCGGGCGCATGGCGGAGGCGACCGACTTCAACGGCGCCGCGGTCTTCCTGCTCTCCGACGCCTCGCGCTACATGACCGGATCGAACCTCGTCGTGGACGGGGGGTGGACCGCATGGTGA
- a CDS encoding mandelate racemase/muconate lactonizing enzyme family protein has product MKIESIDLQLSRIPLPKGPWGDQIHRVTHIEIILADITTDTGLVGTGFSHTSGVGGQMMMAALRELIPTLIGREVNPRAVWQHSWQHLRDNGPGGTTTLALAAIDVALWDLLGLHYQQPLAKLLGQVRDRVALYGSGINLNLSAEEVVEQVKEWKADGYAAGKVKVGKPDLEEDVYRLTKIREAVGEYPLMVDANQGWTYGEAVRAVTRFRDLNLYWVEEPLRVDDVASHARLRARSPIPIGLGENVYTLQQFNQYLLADACDFIQADVGRVGGITPYMDIAALGRAYNAPMTPHFVMELTANVLCAVPNALFGEMTDGGTLTELGVIVPQRPQNGFFVPTGAPGNGLEYDRENLARHAVR; this is encoded by the coding sequence ATGAAAATCGAATCGATCGACCTCCAGCTCTCCCGCATCCCCCTCCCCAAGGGGCCGTGGGGGGACCAGATCCATCGGGTGACCCACATCGAGATCATCCTCGCCGACATCACCACCGACACCGGCCTGGTCGGCACCGGATTCAGCCACACCTCCGGCGTCGGCGGCCAGATGATGATGGCGGCGCTGCGGGAGCTCATCCCCACCCTCATCGGCCGCGAGGTCAATCCGCGGGCCGTCTGGCAGCACTCCTGGCAGCACCTGCGCGACAACGGCCCCGGCGGGACCACCACGCTCGCGCTCGCCGCGATCGACGTCGCACTGTGGGACCTGCTGGGGCTGCACTACCAGCAGCCGCTCGCGAAGCTCCTCGGCCAGGTGCGAGACCGGGTCGCGCTGTACGGCAGCGGCATCAACCTGAACCTCTCCGCCGAAGAGGTCGTGGAGCAGGTCAAGGAGTGGAAGGCCGACGGGTACGCCGCCGGGAAGGTCAAGGTCGGCAAGCCGGACCTCGAGGAGGACGTCTACCGGCTCACCAAGATCCGTGAGGCGGTCGGCGAGTATCCGCTCATGGTCGACGCCAACCAGGGATGGACCTACGGGGAGGCGGTCCGGGCGGTCACCCGGTTCCGCGACCTCAACCTCTACTGGGTGGAGGAGCCGCTGCGCGTGGACGACGTCGCCTCCCACGCTCGCCTCCGGGCCCGGTCGCCGATCCCGATCGGGCTGGGCGAGAACGTCTACACGCTCCAGCAGTTCAACCAGTACCTCCTCGCCGACGCGTGCGACTTCATCCAGGCCGACGTCGGACGTGTGGGCGGCATCACGCCCTACATGGACATCGCCGCCTTGGGCCGGGCGTACAACGCCCCGATGACGCCGCACTTCGTGATGGAGCTCACGGCCAACGTGCTCTGCGCGGTGCCCAACGCCCTGTTCGGCGAGATGACGGACGGCGGCACCCTCACCGAGCTCGGCGTCATCGTGCCGCAGCGGCCGCAGAACGGCTTCTTCGTCCCGACCGGCGCCCCCGGCAACGGTCTCGAGTACGACCGCGAGAACCTCGCCCGGCACGCGGTGCGCTGA
- a CDS encoding carbohydrate ABC transporter permease: MSTTTAPVRFGRLAGRTGFAIALLGVLAMVLGPYIVMLLTSLTPRDELAGAGANLIPSEFTTASYAELLSTTPFLTYLRNSLTVAAIAVPVTLVVSTGAAIAMSRFDFRGRGAVMIGLLLAQMFPAVLLVISLQGQLRGMGLMDTTLGLALVHAAFATPFATWLLKGFADSIPREIEEAGQIDGASSAQIVRILLLPLLRPGMVAAGTYAFILTWNEFLYALTFTSQTATRTLPVGLHLFIGEYQIRWDLLTAGGVLSVLPVVVGFLLVQKRLVAGLAAGAVKG, translated from the coding sequence ATGAGCACGACGACCGCCCCCGTCCGCTTCGGCCGCCTCGCGGGAAGGACCGGCTTCGCGATCGCGCTCCTCGGCGTGCTCGCGATGGTGCTCGGGCCGTACATCGTGATGTTGCTGACGTCGCTCACGCCGCGGGACGAGCTCGCCGGCGCGGGAGCGAACCTCATCCCCTCGGAGTTCACGACCGCGTCGTACGCCGAGCTGCTGTCGACCACACCGTTCCTGACCTATCTGCGGAACAGCCTCACCGTGGCCGCGATCGCGGTCCCGGTGACCCTCGTGGTCTCCACCGGCGCCGCGATCGCGATGTCCCGGTTCGACTTCCGCGGTCGCGGGGCCGTCATGATCGGGCTGCTGCTCGCGCAGATGTTCCCCGCGGTGCTGCTCGTGATCTCGCTCCAGGGGCAGCTGCGCGGCATGGGGCTGATGGACACGACGCTCGGCCTCGCCCTCGTGCACGCCGCGTTCGCCACGCCGTTCGCCACCTGGCTGCTCAAGGGCTTCGCGGACTCCATCCCCCGGGAGATCGAGGAGGCGGGCCAGATCGACGGGGCCTCGTCCGCGCAGATCGTCCGCATCCTTCTGCTGCCCCTCCTGCGACCGGGCATGGTGGCGGCGGGAACGTACGCGTTCATCCTCACCTGGAACGAGTTCCTCTACGCCCTCACGTTCACCTCACAGACGGCGACCCGCACCCTGCCGGTCGGACTGCACCTGTTCATCGGCGAGTACCAGATCCGCTGGGACCTGCTCACCGCCGGCGGCGTGCTCTCGGTGCTCCCCGTCGTCGTCGGCTTCCTCCTCGTGCAGAAGCGCCTCGTCGCCGGACTCGCCGCCGGCGCCGTCAAGGGCTGA
- a CDS encoding carbohydrate ABC transporter permease yields the protein MASSTLTEAVVTGRPAPRRPVTRPRRRARRGSVAPLVLLAPAIVLVAVFAGYPLVRSIWFSFNDVSVFTGVLEFVGFQNFASVIGTAEFLPTLGRTAFWTFGAVSLQLIGGLSLALMLNNRFPLRGVYRGLIMIPWATPSVLVALMWKWILDPNNGVLNQWLLNAGVIDAPIEFLSQNSTALPTLVMIDVWQGIPLFAIMILAALQSVSGELKESAQIDGCGPVGVFRHVVLPAILPTILITTLLRLIWTSNYVDLIFILTGGGPGTSSTTLALESYLTTYKASDFGAGAAYAVIQALFLAVFIALYVRLTRKDTTR from the coding sequence ATGGCAAGCTCCACCCTCACGGAAGCGGTCGTCACCGGCCGGCCGGCCCCGCGCCGGCCGGTGACCCGGCCTCGGCGACGCGCTCGCCGCGGCTCGGTCGCCCCCCTCGTCCTGCTCGCGCCGGCGATCGTGCTGGTCGCGGTCTTCGCCGGGTACCCGCTCGTCCGCTCGATCTGGTTCTCGTTCAACGACGTGAGCGTCTTCACCGGCGTGCTCGAGTTCGTCGGGTTCCAGAACTTCGCCAGTGTCATCGGCACGGCGGAGTTCCTGCCCACGCTCGGCCGCACGGCGTTCTGGACCTTCGGGGCGGTCTCCCTCCAGCTGATCGGCGGGCTGTCGCTCGCGCTCATGCTGAACAACCGCTTCCCCCTGCGGGGCGTCTACCGCGGACTCATCATGATCCCGTGGGCGACGCCCAGTGTCCTGGTGGCGCTCATGTGGAAGTGGATCCTCGACCCCAACAACGGCGTCCTCAACCAGTGGCTCCTGAACGCCGGCGTCATCGACGCCCCGATCGAGTTCCTGTCGCAGAACAGCACCGCGCTGCCGACGCTCGTGATGATCGACGTCTGGCAGGGCATCCCGCTCTTCGCGATCATGATCCTCGCGGCGCTGCAGAGCGTGTCCGGCGAGCTCAAGGAGTCCGCGCAGATCGACGGGTGCGGCCCCGTCGGGGTCTTCCGCCACGTCGTGCTGCCCGCCATCCTCCCGACGATCCTCATCACGACGCTCCTGCGCCTGATCTGGACCTCGAACTACGTCGACCTCATCTTCATCCTTACCGGCGGCGGGCCCGGCACGTCCTCGACGACCCTGGCGCTCGAGTCGTATCTGACGACCTACAAGGCCAGCGACTTCGGTGCCGGCGCGGCGTACGCCGTCATCCAGGCCCTGTTCCTCGCCGTCTTCATCGCGCTCTACGTGCGCCTCACCCGGAAGGACACCACGCGATGA